Proteins found in one Opitutaceae bacterium genomic segment:
- a CDS encoding KUP/HAK/KT family potassium transporter: MSSDPHGTRNQTASLGLCLGALGVVFGDIGTSPLYTMRECLTHVGDVREAAVLGILSLMFWTVMIVVNLKYVMYVTRADNRGEGGIFALLALTVRRRKDSGKTITWGTLLILAGAALLYGDGMITPAITVLGAAEGLKSFNPAFEESHLIVPIAVVILALLFVIQRKGTKAIGLIFGPVMLVWFVALALLGAIHIFDAPQVWKALNPVYGFNFLTTHSWQALAALLGSIVLTITGAEALYADLGHFGRPAIVRAWLFLVWPALMLNYFGQGALVLSSEITPENPFFALAPEGALRLGLIGLSILAAIIASQALISGVFSLTRQAIQLGYFPRLRILHTSAEHAGQIYVPLINALVAVGTIWIVLEFRSSAALAAAYGIAVTGTMAVTTVAFYHVTRLIWRWPLWQSLGLCGFFLAVDLAFFAANMHKITDGGWLPVAIAIGILVVMTTWKIGRNEIQEKVYGSGIAELELSSIAKSKSIIRVPGSAVFMVGTPKGTPLALLHHLKANKCLQNTVVLLTIQFQEIPEVDRSERLTLEEHGEGVWRAVGRFGYMDTPDVNSIVQEIKERGVPIIPEATTYFFNREMIITGGNARMWEWQKRFYAFLSRNATPVKDYYQIVPSQIIEIGLPVQL, encoded by the coding sequence ATGAGCAGCGACCCACACGGAACGCGCAACCAAACTGCCAGCCTCGGCCTTTGCCTCGGTGCGCTGGGTGTGGTGTTCGGGGACATCGGAACGAGTCCCTTGTACACCATGCGCGAATGTCTAACACATGTTGGCGATGTGCGAGAGGCGGCGGTGCTCGGCATCCTTTCCCTGATGTTCTGGACTGTGATGATCGTGGTGAATCTCAAGTACGTCATGTACGTCACCCGAGCGGACAACCGGGGTGAAGGAGGCATCTTCGCTCTGCTCGCGCTTACTGTGCGCCGCCGGAAGGATAGCGGCAAGACGATCACCTGGGGTACCTTGCTGATCCTTGCTGGCGCAGCGCTGCTCTATGGCGACGGCATGATCACCCCCGCTATCACAGTCTTGGGCGCCGCAGAGGGTTTAAAGAGTTTTAATCCAGCATTCGAGGAATCGCATCTAATTGTCCCGATTGCCGTCGTGATTCTTGCCCTTCTTTTTGTCATCCAGAGAAAAGGCACGAAGGCAATCGGTCTTATCTTTGGACCCGTGATGCTCGTGTGGTTTGTCGCACTCGCATTATTGGGCGCAATCCACATCTTTGATGCCCCGCAGGTCTGGAAGGCGCTCAATCCGGTTTACGGCTTTAACTTCCTCACAACCCACTCCTGGCAAGCCTTGGCCGCTCTTCTCGGTTCGATCGTGCTAACGATCACCGGCGCTGAGGCACTGTACGCCGACCTGGGGCATTTTGGGCGCCCGGCGATCGTCCGCGCCTGGCTCTTCCTAGTGTGGCCGGCTCTGATGCTGAATTATTTTGGACAGGGCGCCTTGGTGCTTTCCAGCGAAATCACCCCAGAAAATCCCTTCTTTGCCTTGGCTCCGGAAGGAGCACTGCGGCTCGGCCTGATCGGACTTTCCATTCTGGCTGCGATCATCGCTAGCCAAGCTCTTATTTCCGGCGTGTTCTCGCTCACCCGGCAGGCCATCCAGCTGGGTTACTTTCCGCGCCTGCGGATTCTCCACACAAGCGCGGAGCACGCAGGGCAGATTTACGTGCCCTTGATCAACGCCCTCGTTGCCGTCGGCACGATCTGGATCGTCCTTGAATTCCGCTCCTCAGCTGCTCTGGCGGCAGCCTACGGAATCGCCGTTACCGGAACGATGGCGGTAACGACCGTGGCGTTCTACCATGTTACCCGCCTCATCTGGCGGTGGCCGCTTTGGCAGTCTTTGGGCTTGTGCGGTTTCTTCCTTGCCGTGGACCTCGCCTTTTTTGCCGCCAACATGCACAAGATCACAGACGGTGGCTGGCTGCCCGTCGCCATCGCGATCGGCATTCTGGTGGTGATGACGACTTGGAAGATCGGACGAAACGAGATCCAGGAAAAAGTGTACGGAAGCGGCATTGCCGAGCTCGAACTCTCGAGCATAGCGAAGAGCAAATCGATCATTCGCGTTCCAGGGAGCGCGGTGTTCATGGTCGGCACACCCAAGGGGACGCCACTCGCCCTGCTTCATCACCTCAAAGCCAACAAATGCCTGCAAAACACCGTCGTATTGCTGACGATCCAATTCCAGGAGATTCCGGAGGTCGATCGTTCCGAGCGACTGACGCTGGAGGAGCATGGGGAAGGCGTGTGGCGCGCCGTCGGGCGGTTCGGCTACATGGATACCCCGGATGTGAACAGCATCGTGCAGGAGATCAAGGAGCGCGGGGTACCCATCATCCCCGAGGCGACGACCTACTTCTTTAACCGCGAAATGATCATCACGGGCGGAAATGCGCGAATGTGGGAATGGCAGAAGCGGTTCTACGCCTTCCTGAGTCGCAACGCCACACCGGTTAAGGACTACTACCAGATCGTGCCGAGCCAGATCATTGAGATCGGCCTTCCAGTACAGCTGTGA
- the menD gene encoding 2-succinyl-5-enolpyruvyl-6-hydroxy-3-cyclohexene-1-carboxylic-acid synthase, which yields MLTKSLPGCGRIALLFSRCRMAPTLDFRNTNSLWCSVLVETLVRCGVRHAVCSPGSRSTALTVALAAHPSVDALPVLDERSAGFIALGLAKRTRRPVVLVCTSGSAAANYWPAVVEAQAAQLPLVVVTADRPPEMRGCTSGQTIDQLKLYGTYVQHAVELAVPEANAQQIAYLRQTVAFAALRSAEPVSGPVHLNAPFRDPLPPVLDGSTDHLRGVITEAFFAHLTGVVSTRRSSVELEFSSERGVIVAGTYAPGLGEDYEDALISAQRATGWPILADPLSPARRSALLIKGLVTTYDSILRSPAARNLLRPSEVLCLGAWPTSKVLRGWMQECGAEITVVAPEGENRDALHGRTRHILARPGHVAYRSSAAADNVFLSLWMKAEEAARAVIDGELAARDDLFEPKAIWLLSKQVAPKSQIFVANSMPIRDAEYVTASRGDGPRLFCNRGANGIDGNVSSALGLAHDGPPTFAVVGDLAFFHDSNALLSVPRFRGNLTLVVINNDGGGIFEHLPIATSDVPFRDFFLTPQSVDVGLLCQAHRVPHQAVSEWSAFERELAHPQTGVRVLELRTNGKRDAAERKALFSRAAERVTAVLEGRSQ from the coding sequence ATGCTCACAAAGTCTCTCCCGGGTTGCGGCCGGATAGCGTTGCTCTTTAGTCGTTGTCGAATGGCGCCAACTCTCGATTTTCGAAACACTAACTCACTTTGGTGCAGCGTGTTGGTGGAGACCCTGGTGCGGTGTGGGGTGCGTCACGCGGTGTGCTCCCCCGGCTCGAGGTCGACGGCGCTAACCGTGGCGCTGGCCGCACATCCGTCGGTTGACGCACTCCCGGTCCTGGACGAACGCTCCGCAGGGTTTATCGCGCTTGGACTGGCGAAGCGGACGCGCAGGCCTGTTGTCCTGGTGTGCACCTCAGGTTCTGCAGCGGCGAATTACTGGCCCGCAGTGGTGGAGGCACAGGCAGCGCAGTTGCCGTTGGTCGTTGTCACTGCTGACAGGCCCCCCGAGATGCGGGGCTGCACTTCAGGCCAGACAATCGATCAGCTCAAATTGTACGGCACCTATGTTCAACACGCAGTGGAACTCGCAGTGCCTGAAGCCAATGCTCAACAGATTGCCTACCTGCGGCAGACCGTCGCGTTTGCAGCCCTCCGATCCGCGGAGCCCGTCTCAGGTCCCGTTCATCTCAACGCTCCTTTTCGGGATCCTCTCCCTCCTGTGCTGGACGGCTCCACGGACCACTTGCGGGGTGTAATTACGGAGGCTTTCTTCGCTCATCTGACCGGGGTGGTGTCCACGCGTCGCTCCTCCGTCGAGTTGGAGTTTTCCAGCGAGCGGGGCGTGATTGTCGCAGGCACCTACGCACCGGGTCTGGGTGAGGATTACGAAGATGCCCTCATCTCGGCCCAACGGGCCACCGGTTGGCCGATTTTGGCTGATCCCCTCTCGCCCGCGAGGCGGAGTGCTTTGCTGATCAAAGGGCTGGTCACAACCTACGATTCGATCCTGCGATCGCCGGCCGCGCGCAACCTATTGCGACCAAGTGAAGTGCTTTGCCTGGGTGCCTGGCCGACCAGCAAGGTGCTCCGCGGCTGGATGCAGGAATGCGGTGCCGAGATCACGGTTGTGGCCCCGGAAGGGGAAAACCGGGACGCGCTTCACGGTCGCACACGGCATATCCTGGCACGCCCGGGCCACGTCGCTTATCGCTCGTCCGCGGCGGCGGATAATGTGTTTCTTTCCTTGTGGATGAAGGCGGAGGAAGCCGCGCGGGCAGTGATCGACGGTGAACTCGCGGCGCGCGACGACTTGTTCGAACCGAAAGCAATCTGGCTGCTCAGCAAACAGGTGGCACCGAAATCCCAGATCTTTGTCGCGAATAGCATGCCCATCCGGGATGCGGAGTATGTGACCGCTTCGCGGGGCGACGGACCGCGCCTATTCTGCAACCGTGGGGCCAACGGAATCGACGGCAATGTCTCGAGTGCGCTTGGACTGGCGCACGATGGGCCTCCCACGTTTGCGGTGGTCGGAGATCTCGCGTTCTTCCACGATTCCAATGCGTTGCTTTCAGTACCCCGGTTCCGCGGCAATTTGACCCTTGTCGTGATTAACAACGACGGCGGTGGCATCTTCGAGCATCTCCCCATCGCGACTTCCGACGTTCCGTTCCGGGACTTTTTTCTCACGCCCCAGTCGGTTGATGTGGGGCTGCTTTGCCAGGCGCATCGGGTCCCGCATCAAGCGGTGAGCGAGTGGTCAGCCTTCGAGCGAGAGTTGGCTCATCCTCAAACAGGAGTGCGGGTCCTTGAACTACGCACGAACGGCAAACGCGATGCGGCGGAGAGAAAGGCACTCTTCTCCCGCGCTGCAGAGCGCGTCACAGCTGTACTGGAAGGCCGATCTCAATGA